In Limibacter armeniacum, a single window of DNA contains:
- a CDS encoding helix-turn-helix domain-containing protein produces the protein MRLHNEHRRQISLMLAEGKSLAAIARKLGVHRSTVSREVARNSESDGDYLPYRASRKAHLRRVKGGVKSYWNRQQQSMPKGGVSYRKRYYSFSSRYIGLACWGWMERGVQRQRKRIWWRHDIRTYRSRVGWGYRQRKAWLNKHRNRNEWDMYCENSYRYLHGLLNFSPCPSLYGDGASIRQKPYSERPYVRYTKYWWWLYKGTKVVVQEVLEQEPDQRRGVQVKPDGGMLLSWRNTLSRQAVSDLLPVGVRCRSGPDWAA, from the coding sequence ATGCGTCTACATAACGAACACCGCAGACAGATCAGCCTGATGCTAGCTGAGGGTAAATCGCTGGCAGCGATCGCCCGCAAGCTTGGTGTTCACCGTTCTACGGTGAGCCGAGAGGTGGCGCGCAACAGTGAGTCGGATGGTGACTATCTTCCATATCGGGCAAGCCGCAAGGCACACCTACGCAGGGTAAAAGGGGGAGTGAAGTCCTACTGGAACCGTCAGCAACAGTCAATGCCTAAAGGTGGTGTCTCCTACAGGAAGCGGTATTACAGCTTCAGTTCTCGCTACATAGGTTTGGCATGTTGGGGTTGGATGGAGCGTGGCGTACAGCGTCAGCGCAAAAGAATCTGGTGGAGACATGATATACGCACTTATCGGAGTCGTGTCGGGTGGGGCTATAGGCAGCGAAAGGCATGGCTGAATAAGCACCGCAACCGCAATGAGTGGGACATGTATTGCGAAAATTCTTATCGCTACCTGCATGGGCTGCTTAACTTTTCACCTTGTCCTTCTCTTTATGGTGATGGGGCATCTATCAGGCAGAAGCCTTACAGTGAACGTCCTTACGTCAGGTATACCAAGTACTGGTGGTGGTTATATAAGGGTACCAAGGTCGTGGTACAGGAAGTACTTGAACAGGAACCAGACCAGAGGAGGGGTGTACAGGTAAAGCCAGATGGGGGGATGTTGTTAAGTTGGCGTAATACTTTGTCAAGGCAAGCTGTTTCTGATTTATTACCGGTTGGTGTAAGGTGTCGTAGTGGTCCTGATTGGGCTGCCTGA
- a CDS encoding DinB family protein — protein MEAVFKTWKTSRSLLLEFFDQYSLAQLNKTPDGFSNNLIWNLGHIIVAQQALIYKGSGLEGYIPDRLFALYKPGTKPTGQTTQEEVNELKELLTSVIEQTELDFHKGKFTTYNERMTGTGFYLSSIEDAFEFNNYHEGLHLGLMMNIRKFV, from the coding sequence ATGGAAGCTGTATTCAAAACATGGAAGACAAGTAGAAGTCTGCTCCTAGAATTTTTTGACCAATACTCTTTAGCTCAACTGAATAAGACTCCAGACGGCTTCAGCAATAACTTGATTTGGAACCTCGGGCACATAATTGTGGCACAACAGGCATTGATCTACAAAGGGTCAGGGCTGGAAGGATATATTCCAGACAGGCTCTTCGCCCTGTACAAGCCCGGCACAAAACCCACAGGACAAACCACCCAAGAAGAAGTCAATGAGTTAAAAGAGCTTTTAACCTCAGTAATAGAGCAAACAGAGCTAGACTTTCACAAAGGAAAATTCACTACCTACAACGAACGAATGACAGGAACAGGTTTTTACCTAAGCTCTATAGAAGATGCTTTTGAGTTCAATAATTATCACGAAGGTTTACACCTTGGACTCATGATGAATATCAGGAAGTTCGTTTAA
- a CDS encoding M1 family metallopeptidase, which translates to MKYLYHVLTSLLLLGLVACGTQTKEQQEEKTEETQQVRDPHSFARPNEVVVKHLDLDLKVDFDNKVLNGVATLDLERKEGNKLMLDTRLLTIEKVTDGKDELVYTLHDELPFVGSALEIDLKDNTSKVAVYYKTSPEAPAIQWLASSQTAGKKHPFLFTQSQAILARSWVPIQDSPGIRFTYDAKVTVPTELLALMSAENPQEKNVEGVYNFKQAKPIPAYLLALAVGDIEFAPIGKRTGVYAEPSMLKKTKYELEGMGEMLIAAEKLYGSYKWGRYDVLMLPPSFPFGGMENPMLTFATPTIIAGDRSLTSLIAHELAHSWSGNLVTNATWNDFWLNEGFTVYFELRIMEEVYGKSFSDMLALISRRDLDLDLEDLKYGDDTKLKLDLDGRDPDEGMNSIAYDKGFHFLLLIEQTVGREKWDAFLKQYFNEFAFKTVTTEAFLAYLKTNLLDKVEGAENTINPEAWVYNGGLPDNCPVVASERYNKVDETVKKFVGGTKAAELETKDWIFYQEWEHFLSELPDDLTTEQMTNLDKQFKFTENGNNEILFQWLMHVIQSEYKPAYGKLEQFLMTVGRRKFIAPLYREMAKKEVTKEMAKKIYEKARGNYHYVSVATIDEILK; encoded by the coding sequence ATGAAGTACCTATATCACGTATTGACGTCTCTGCTGCTGTTGGGACTTGTGGCTTGTGGCACACAAACAAAAGAACAACAGGAAGAGAAAACAGAAGAAACACAGCAGGTAAGGGACCCGCACAGTTTTGCTCGCCCAAATGAGGTAGTGGTCAAGCACCTAGACCTGGATCTTAAGGTAGACTTTGATAATAAAGTACTGAATGGTGTAGCTACACTTGACCTTGAACGCAAGGAAGGCAATAAGCTAATGCTGGACACCCGTTTGTTGACTATTGAGAAAGTAACAGATGGTAAGGATGAGTTGGTTTATACCCTGCATGATGAGTTGCCGTTTGTGGGTAGTGCTTTGGAAATTGACCTGAAAGACAATACTTCGAAAGTAGCGGTTTACTATAAGACTTCTCCGGAGGCACCTGCTATCCAGTGGTTGGCATCTTCGCAGACTGCCGGAAAGAAGCATCCATTCCTGTTTACACAGTCGCAAGCGATCTTGGCGCGTTCTTGGGTGCCAATTCAGGACAGCCCTGGCATTCGTTTCACTTATGATGCAAAAGTGACTGTGCCTACTGAGTTGTTGGCTTTGATGAGTGCGGAGAACCCTCAAGAGAAAAATGTGGAAGGGGTTTACAATTTCAAGCAGGCAAAGCCAATTCCTGCTTACTTGTTGGCTCTGGCTGTTGGTGACATTGAGTTTGCTCCAATCGGTAAGCGTACAGGTGTATATGCAGAGCCTTCTATGCTTAAGAAAACCAAGTATGAATTGGAAGGCATGGGTGAAATGCTGATAGCGGCAGAGAAGTTATACGGCTCGTATAAGTGGGGACGATATGATGTATTGATGTTGCCGCCAAGCTTTCCGTTTGGAGGAATGGAAAACCCAATGCTGACATTTGCTACCCCGACGATTATTGCAGGTGACCGTTCGCTGACATCCCTGATTGCCCATGAGTTGGCACATTCATGGTCAGGCAACTTGGTGACTAATGCAACTTGGAATGACTTCTGGCTGAATGAGGGCTTTACGGTTTACTTCGAGTTGAGAATTATGGAAGAAGTTTACGGAAAGTCGTTCTCAGATATGCTGGCGTTGATCAGTCGCCGTGATTTGGACCTTGATCTGGAAGACTTGAAGTATGGTGATGATACAAAACTGAAGCTGGACCTTGACGGCAGAGACCCTGATGAGGGCATGAACTCAATTGCATACGATAAGGGTTTCCATTTCTTGCTGTTGATTGAGCAGACAGTGGGGAGAGAAAAGTGGGATGCTTTCTTGAAGCAGTACTTCAATGAGTTTGCCTTTAAAACTGTAACAACAGAAGCGTTCTTGGCATACTTGAAAACGAACCTGTTGGATAAGGTAGAAGGAGCGGAAAACACCATCAACCCTGAGGCTTGGGTGTACAATGGTGGCTTGCCTGACAATTGTCCGGTTGTTGCGTCTGAGCGCTACAACAAGGTAGATGAAACAGTGAAGAAGTTTGTAGGTGGTACAAAAGCTGCTGAGTTGGAAACCAAGGATTGGATATTCTATCAGGAGTGGGAGCACTTCTTGTCGGAGTTGCCGGATGACTTGACTACTGAGCAAATGACTAACCTTGACAAGCAGTTCAAGTTTACGGAAAACGGGAACAATGAAATCCTATTCCAATGGCTGATGCATGTGATCCAAAGTGAGTACAAGCCTGCTTATGGTAAGCTGGAGCAGTTCCTGATGACGGTAGGTAGACGTAAGTTTATTGCACCACTGTACCGTGAGATGGCAAAGAAGGAAGTTACCAAAGAAATGGCTAAGAAGATCTACGAAAAGGCTAGAGGAAACTACCATTATGTTTCAGTGGCTACTATTGATGAGATTTTGAAATAG
- the dcd gene encoding dCTP deaminase codes for MILSDTQILQEIEQGNILIEPFDMNCLGTNSYDVHLGRYLAVYKDDILDARNHNKIELFEIPRDGFVLHPNRIYLGVTREYTETLAHVPSLEGKSSVARLGIHINSTSNKGNVGFCNTWTLEISVVQPVRIYAGMPIGQLFYMKVEGDIRDLYHIRQSANYNERTMKPVESMLFKSKF; via the coding sequence ATGATACTGTCAGATACACAGATTTTACAGGAAATTGAGCAGGGTAATATCCTGATAGAGCCATTCGATATGAATTGTCTGGGCACTAATTCCTATGATGTACATCTGGGTAGGTATCTGGCAGTTTATAAGGATGACATTCTGGATGCTCGGAACCATAACAAGATTGAGTTATTTGAGATTCCAAGAGACGGTTTTGTACTTCATCCCAACAGGATTTATCTGGGGGTAACACGTGAGTATACCGAAACCTTGGCACATGTACCTTCCTTAGAGGGTAAGTCAAGTGTAGCACGTCTTGGCATTCACATCAACTCCACATCCAATAAAGGGAATGTGGGCTTCTGCAATACATGGACTTTAGAAATCTCTGTAGTACAACCTGTACGCATCTATGCAGGCATGCCTATCGGGCAGCTCTTTTACATGAAGGTAGAAGGTGATATTCGTGACCTGTATCATATCAGGCAATCTGCCAATTACAACGAACGAACGATGAAACCTGTAGAGTCCATGCTCTTCAAAAGCAAATTCTGA
- the ribD gene encoding bifunctional diaminohydroxyphosphoribosylaminopyrimidine deaminase/5-amino-6-(5-phosphoribosylamino)uracil reductase RibD, whose amino-acid sequence MVEKELYMRRALELAQLGRGNVSPNPMVGCVIVHNDTIIGEGYHQVCGQAHAEVNAIASVKDKSLLPESEMFVTLEPCSHHGKTPPCADLIVKHKLKKVYVCNLDPNPLVAGKGIQRLESNGIIVETGMLEEEGEDINARFFVYMRKQRPYIILKWAQTEDGFIARANYDSKWISNSMSRKQVHKWRAEEDAILVGTNTAYYDNPQLNVRSWSGPNPTRVVLDGNLRLPQEKLSLFDGDQATICYNFKESRQQDQLKLVKVSPNNWMEEMLADLREQKLQSLIVEGGAMLLKAFVEHKMWDEARIFIGKQYFGDGIPAPVLSGARLADERQVAGDRRLIYKNG is encoded by the coding sequence ATGGTCGAAAAGGAATTGTATATGCGCAGGGCACTTGAACTTGCCCAACTAGGAAGAGGAAATGTAAGCCCCAACCCTATGGTCGGTTGCGTGATTGTTCATAATGACACCATCATTGGTGAGGGCTACCATCAGGTATGCGGTCAGGCTCATGCAGAGGTAAATGCCATTGCTTCTGTAAAAGATAAGTCACTCCTGCCTGAGTCAGAGATGTTCGTCACATTGGAACCATGCAGTCACCATGGCAAAACACCTCCATGTGCGGACCTAATCGTAAAACACAAGCTCAAGAAAGTCTATGTTTGCAACCTTGACCCCAACCCTCTTGTAGCCGGTAAGGGTATTCAAAGACTGGAGTCAAATGGGATAATTGTAGAGACCGGCATGCTGGAAGAGGAAGGGGAAGACATCAATGCCCGCTTCTTTGTCTACATGCGCAAACAACGTCCTTACATCATCCTGAAATGGGCACAGACTGAAGACGGTTTTATTGCTCGTGCCAATTATGATTCAAAATGGATCAGCAACAGCATGTCAAGAAAACAGGTCCACAAATGGCGAGCAGAAGAAGATGCCATCCTTGTAGGAACCAACACCGCTTACTATGACAACCCCCAGCTAAATGTCAGAAGCTGGTCAGGCCCCAACCCTACCCGTGTGGTACTGGATGGCAACCTAAGGTTACCTCAGGAAAAACTGTCTCTCTTTGATGGAGACCAAGCCACAATATGTTACAATTTCAAGGAGAGTCGCCAACAGGACCAACTGAAACTGGTGAAAGTATCACCAAACAACTGGATGGAAGAAATGCTGGCAGACCTTCGTGAACAAAAATTGCAATCATTAATTGTAGAAGGTGGAGCCATGCTCTTAAAGGCATTTGTAGAGCACAAAATGTGGGATGAAGCCCGCATATTCATTGGTAAACAATACTTTGGAGATGGCATTCCGGCTCCGGTATTGTCAGGTGCAAGGCTTGCCGACGAAAGACAAGTTGCAGGAGATAGAAGACTAATTTACAAAAATGGATAA
- a CDS encoding FKBP-type peptidyl-prolyl cis-trans isomerase: MQVAKKGDKVKVHYVGTLDSGEEFDSSVKRGEPIEFEVGAGQMIAGFDKAVEGMSVGEKKNVHIPSEEAYGPVREEQMVKFPKEQIPADMNPSPGDQLVLTTADGQPVQVTVKELTDTHIVLDANHPMAGKDLNFAIELVEIA; encoded by the coding sequence ATGCAAGTAGCCAAAAAAGGAGATAAGGTAAAAGTCCATTATGTTGGTACATTGGACAGCGGGGAAGAATTCGATTCATCAGTAAAAAGAGGTGAGCCGATTGAATTCGAAGTTGGCGCAGGTCAAATGATCGCAGGCTTCGATAAAGCTGTTGAAGGAATGTCTGTAGGCGAAAAGAAAAATGTTCATATACCTTCAGAGGAAGCTTACGGTCCTGTTCGTGAAGAGCAGATGGTAAAATTCCCTAAAGAGCAAATTCCTGCTGACATGAACCCGTCACCAGGTGATCAGCTTGTACTGACTACTGCTGATGGACAGCCAGTTCAAGTTACTGTTAAGGAGCTGACAGATACACACATCGTACTGGATGCTAACCACCCAATGGCAGGAAAAGACCTGAACTTTGCGATTGAACTAGTTGAGATTGCTTAA
- the xerD gene encoding site-specific tyrosine recombinase XerD, with protein MHWKDAIYEFESYLKLERNMSPSTVENYLRDVDKLLQFLRLNELAWMPDNLPQTTIEMFLRYLNEQFFLAPSSQARILSGLKAFYRFLNITEITEHNPVELIDTPRLGSKLPDTLSLEEIEAMLSVNNMATAEGRRNRAIIEVLYSCGVRVSELTNLTINNLFFDLGFIKVTGKGNKERFVPIGQDAIKYTLQYLDEDRSVMVAKKGSESYVFLNRRGGQLSRVMIFNIVKKLAVLGNVKKSVSPHTFRHSFATHLVEGGADLRAVQEMLGHESITTTEIYTHLNTEYLQSVIKDFHPRDRLAKGEQ; from the coding sequence GTGCACTGGAAAGATGCTATATATGAATTTGAGTCTTACCTGAAACTGGAGCGTAATATGTCTCCAAGTACAGTTGAGAACTATTTGAGGGATGTAGATAAGCTGTTACAGTTTTTACGGTTGAATGAGTTGGCCTGGATGCCTGATAATCTGCCACAGACTACAATTGAAATGTTTCTCAGGTACCTGAATGAGCAGTTCTTTTTGGCGCCTAGTTCTCAAGCTCGGATTCTGTCAGGATTGAAGGCATTTTATAGGTTCTTGAATATTACAGAGATAACAGAGCATAACCCTGTTGAACTGATCGATACACCAAGGTTAGGTAGTAAGTTACCTGATACACTGAGTTTGGAAGAAATCGAGGCAATGCTGTCTGTAAATAATATGGCTACTGCGGAAGGTAGAAGGAATAGGGCAATTATTGAGGTGCTCTACAGCTGTGGTGTCAGGGTTTCTGAATTAACTAACCTAACGATCAACAACCTGTTTTTTGATTTAGGCTTTATCAAGGTTACAGGTAAGGGGAATAAGGAGCGTTTTGTTCCGATCGGACAAGATGCGATCAAGTATACCTTACAGTACCTTGACGAAGATCGTAGTGTAATGGTAGCCAAAAAAGGAAGTGAGTCTTATGTATTCCTGAATAGGAGAGGAGGACAACTTTCAAGAGTGATGATCTTCAATATTGTCAAAAAGCTGGCAGTGCTTGGGAACGTAAAGAAGTCAGTCAGTCCACATACATTCCGACATTCATTTGCCACACACTTGGTAGAAGGAGGCGCAGACTTGAGGGCAGTGCAAGAAATGCTCGGGCATGAATCTATTACAACCACTGAAATTTATACCCATTTGAATACGGAGTATTTACAGTCGGTAATTAAGGACTTTCACCCAAGGGATCGTCTAGCAAAAGGAGAACAATAA
- a CDS encoding DUF3885 domain-containing protein yields MTEKEFIDFWNTAYPETFPISHELKWVYPDRWFRIHSLPEAKRYADSEEEYNMIMARQNRLIEDLIGKEAEVAISFGLYQNDIANDNYKELPDFGQFQKVLTIDLHKERPEEYDDKMYFNIFVRIEKWKKDGRNNLLKAIADDEIRAMFISPSEKCIIAPYDGGVDMIVDSTEIRDRLKVKYKDWLSDREDGM; encoded by the coding sequence ATGACAGAAAAGGAATTTATAGACTTCTGGAATACAGCATATCCTGAAACGTTTCCAATCAGCCACGAACTGAAATGGGTATATCCAGATAGGTGGTTTCGAATTCATAGTCTTCCTGAGGCAAAAAGATATGCTGATTCTGAGGAAGAGTACAACATGATCATGGCACGTCAAAACCGACTGATAGAGGATTTAATTGGTAAAGAAGCAGAGGTGGCAATATCATTTGGACTTTATCAGAATGACATCGCAAATGACAACTATAAAGAACTACCTGACTTTGGTCAATTTCAAAAAGTTTTGACTATTGACTTACACAAGGAAAGGCCCGAAGAATATGATGATAAAATGTACTTTAATATTTTCGTCAGGATCGAAAAATGGAAAAAAGATGGCAGAAACAACCTTCTTAAAGCTATAGCTGATGACGAAATAAGAGCCATGTTCATCAGTCCTTCAGAGAAATGTATCATTGCTCCTTATGATGGCGGTGTCGATATGATCGTCGACTCAACTGAAATACGTGATAGACTCAAAGTAAAATATAAGGACTGGCTTTCTGACCGAGAAGATGGAATGTAA
- a CDS encoding GNAT family N-acetyltransferase: MECRIATLEDLEQIAQLFDAYRVFYEQASDIKAAEAFLAERIAHKESVIIIAEKEGKLIGFTQLYPTFSSVSMQRFYILNDLYVVPEERKNGVGKALLLEAQALVKQKGWKGLALETAPDNPAQFLYEKLDWERDSEFYHYFWRNK; this comes from the coding sequence ATGGAATGTAGAATTGCCACATTGGAAGATCTTGAACAGATTGCACAACTGTTTGATGCTTATAGGGTATTTTATGAACAAGCGTCTGACATCAAAGCGGCTGAAGCTTTTTTGGCTGAAAGAATAGCGCATAAGGAGTCTGTTATCATAATCGCAGAAAAAGAGGGGAAGTTGATCGGTTTTACGCAGTTGTATCCTACTTTTTCGTCTGTGTCTATGCAGCGTTTTTATATATTGAATGACTTATATGTAGTGCCTGAAGAAAGAAAAAATGGGGTAGGTAAGGCGCTTTTATTAGAGGCGCAGGCATTGGTAAAACAGAAAGGATGGAAGGGGTTGGCATTGGAAACAGCACCTGACAACCCTGCTCAGTTCCTTTACGAAAAGCTAGACTGGGAGAGGGATAGTGAGTTCTACCATTATTTTTGGCGTAACAAGTAA
- a CDS encoding SiaB family protein kinase — MISKVTKANMLQEKEYLEHFSVKTFKDQLELNHILLAFNGMFTQEVLTLIGKTLQSTPNSQMISKRLFAIVIEMAQNIHHYSAHKAYSEKDEKEVGTGVITIGSDDQYFHICSGNYIKKSEVPPLLERADYINELDKEELRDFYREVRKAPQRANKPGANLGLIDMVRKSGNPVLIEIEEVDDDISFFILNVKINKEL, encoded by the coding sequence GTGATATCAAAAGTAACTAAAGCCAATATGCTACAGGAAAAGGAATATCTGGAACATTTCAGCGTCAAAACATTTAAGGATCAGCTGGAGCTTAACCATATCTTGCTGGCATTTAACGGAATGTTTACACAAGAGGTCTTGACCCTGATCGGCAAAACCTTACAGTCGACGCCGAACAGCCAGATGATTAGCAAAAGACTTTTTGCCATTGTTATCGAGATGGCGCAAAACATTCATCACTACTCTGCCCACAAGGCCTATTCTGAAAAAGACGAGAAAGAGGTTGGTACAGGGGTGATTACCATCGGCAGCGACGACCAGTATTTCCATATTTGCTCAGGCAACTATATCAAGAAAAGTGAAGTTCCTCCACTGCTGGAAAGAGCTGACTATATCAATGAGCTTGATAAGGAAGAGCTTAGAGATTTCTATAGAGAAGTTCGTAAAGCTCCTCAGCGTGCCAACAAGCCCGGTGCAAACCTTGGCCTGATTGATATGGTGAGAAAATCTGGCAATCCGGTACTCATCGAAATCGAGGAGGTCGACGATGATATTTCATTCTTTATTCTCAATGTAAAAATTAATAAAGAGCTTTAA
- a CDS encoding DUF1987 domain-containing protein, which produces MENFHIEGSTYIPRIDFNASTGVLEIEGESYHEYTMEFFQPIFDWINEYLKEEGRNITMNFKMSYFNTSSSRRFLEILTLLEEYQNNKGGNVTVNWYYEENDVDMQESGEEYADDVELTFNLIAY; this is translated from the coding sequence ATGGAAAATTTCCATATAGAAGGATCAACTTACATCCCTAGAATAGACTTTAACGCATCTACTGGCGTACTTGAAATCGAGGGAGAATCGTATCACGAATACACAATGGAGTTCTTCCAGCCTATTTTTGATTGGATCAACGAATACTTGAAAGAAGAGGGCAGGAACATTACGATGAACTTCAAGATGTCTTACTTCAACACCAGTTCATCCAGAAGATTTCTGGAAATCCTTACCCTGTTGGAAGAGTATCAGAACAACAAAGGTGGTAATGTGACTGTGAACTGGTATTATGAGGAAAATGATGTTGATATGCAGGAAAGCGGTGAAGAGTATGCAGATGACGTTGAACTGACATTCAACCTGATTGCTTACTAA
- a CDS encoding MFS transporter: MRNHADMTTDTIEQPSIYTLQFWLLCLSSFLFFTSFNMIIPELPDYLTKLGGEDYKGLIISLFTLTAGLSRPFSGKLTDKIGRIPVMVVGVLVTCVCSVLYPLVATPAAFLLLRFFHGFSTGFKPTGTSAYLADVVPFNRRGEAMGILGFFGSSGIGAGPVIGSYIAAQTNLDFMFYMSGALSLLSILILSGMKETLENPQRFKLEHLKVGPHEVIDKSALAPSIVMVLSVTAYGVMLTIIPDFSKYLGIENKGIFFLFFTLASTGVRIFAGRASDRHGRVIVLKISTVILASGLVLVGFASNMYLFMAAAVLMGLGAGMNSPTIFAWTVDRCKAESRGKALATMYIALEVGIGSGAFGAGWIYANESARLAYPFWVSAALCLLAFVYLMVWHHNKKPVTSWEIRK; encoded by the coding sequence ATGCGCAATCACGCTGATATGACTACTGATACGATAGAACAGCCTTCTATCTATACTTTGCAGTTTTGGCTGCTTTGTTTAAGCTCCTTTCTGTTTTTTACCAGCTTCAATATGATCATTCCGGAGTTGCCGGACTATTTGACCAAGCTTGGAGGAGAAGACTATAAGGGACTTATCATTTCATTGTTTACCCTGACAGCAGGACTATCAAGACCATTTAGTGGAAAGCTGACAGATAAGATAGGACGTATCCCTGTGATGGTAGTAGGGGTACTGGTTACTTGTGTGTGTAGTGTATTGTACCCATTGGTGGCTACGCCTGCTGCATTTTTACTTCTTCGTTTCTTTCATGGTTTTTCGACAGGTTTTAAGCCTACAGGAACGTCAGCATATTTGGCGGATGTAGTGCCGTTTAACCGTCGTGGAGAAGCTATGGGGATATTAGGCTTCTTTGGCAGCTCAGGAATTGGGGCTGGACCTGTGATCGGTAGTTATATAGCTGCCCAAACAAACCTTGACTTTATGTTCTATATGTCAGGTGCTTTGTCTTTACTGTCAATCCTGATTTTGTCAGGAATGAAGGAAACGTTGGAAAACCCACAACGGTTTAAGCTGGAGCATCTGAAAGTTGGACCTCATGAGGTAATAGATAAAAGTGCTTTGGCTCCATCGATTGTGATGGTATTAAGTGTTACTGCTTATGGTGTTATGCTGACAATCATACCAGATTTCAGTAAGTATTTAGGGATTGAAAATAAAGGGATTTTCTTTCTGTTTTTTACCCTAGCTTCTACGGGTGTTAGGATTTTTGCCGGAAGAGCAAGTGATAGGCACGGACGTGTGATTGTACTGAAAATATCGACTGTTATATTGGCTTCAGGGTTAGTGCTTGTTGGTTTTGCATCTAATATGTACCTGTTTATGGCAGCTGCTGTTTTGATGGGGTTGGGAGCTGGAATGAACTCCCCTACAATTTTTGCTTGGACGGTGGACCGTTGTAAGGCTGAATCAAGAGGGAAAGCTTTAGCCACCATGTATATTGCGCTTGAGGTGGGAATTGGCTCAGGAGCATTTGGCGCAGGTTGGATTTATGCTAACGAATCAGCTAGGCTTGCTTACCCGTTTTGGGTTTCAGCAGCTTTGTGTCTGTTGGCTTTTGTTTACCTGATGGTTTGGCACCATAACAAGAAACCTGTAACGAGTTGGGAAATCAGAAAATAA
- a CDS encoding sensor histidine kinase: protein MQSRFIKILVHLLGIAVFLSFPFIFSPPDDNLTNEVYRNFIRYILMVGFFYLNFYILIPKLYFSNKYWLFGLTVLAAYIFITLLPEWLIPFHHDFKFGPMPFPNSKMGPPPMEMNPRRFIFFNPLLRPFNHNLFLFFVVFFISMAIRITLKLKNTEKEKLKTELSYLKAQVNPHFLFNTLNSIYSLAIRENADESANAIVTLSDMMRYTIHDTVKDFVPLDKELSYLRDYIYLQKLRWGKDIPINFRIEGIAAGHQIAPVILQPFIENAFKYGINTESKHSYITILINIEEDKIVMEVSNAKVAVQHSLESNSGLGIENTSQRLHMLYPDAHKLRITENEDNFSITLTLLKI, encoded by the coding sequence ATGCAAAGTAGATTTATCAAAATACTGGTTCACCTGCTTGGGATAGCGGTGTTTCTCTCCTTTCCTTTTATTTTCAGTCCTCCTGATGATAACCTCACCAATGAAGTTTACCGCAACTTTATAAGGTATATCCTGATGGTAGGTTTTTTCTACCTCAACTTTTATATACTGATTCCCAAACTGTATTTCAGCAATAAGTATTGGCTCTTTGGCTTGACGGTACTGGCAGCTTACATTTTCATTACGCTACTGCCTGAGTGGCTGATACCATTCCATCATGACTTTAAGTTTGGCCCGATGCCATTTCCCAATTCCAAGATGGGGCCTCCTCCAATGGAGATGAACCCAAGAAGGTTTATATTTTTCAATCCACTCTTGCGTCCATTTAACCACAACCTGTTCCTGTTTTTTGTGGTGTTCTTTATTTCCATGGCAATCAGGATCACCTTAAAACTGAAAAACACGGAGAAAGAAAAACTCAAGACTGAGCTCTCGTACCTAAAAGCACAGGTCAACCCTCACTTCCTGTTCAATACACTGAACAGCATCTATTCTTTGGCTATCCGTGAAAATGCGGACGAAAGCGCCAATGCCATCGTTACGCTGTCGGATATGATGCGCTACACCATACATGATACTGTCAAGGACTTTGTACCGCTTGATAAGGAACTCTCTTATCTCCGAGACTACATTTACTTGCAAAAGTTACGTTGGGGAAAGGACATCCCGATCAACTTCAGGATTGAGGGAATAGCCGCTGGACACCAGATTGCACCCGTGATTCTTCAACCATTTATTGAGAATGCCTTCAAGTATGGAATCAATACTGAAAGCAAACACTCATACATTACGATTCTAATCAATATTGAGGAGGATAAAATTGTTATGGAAGTATCCAATGCAAAGGTAGCAGTACAACACAGCTTGGAAAGCAATAGCGGACTTGGTATTGAGAACACATCACAAAGGCTACACATGTTGTATCCTGATGCCCACAAGCTTAGAATCACCGAAAACGAAGACAATTTCAGCATTACACTAACGCTTCTGAAAATATGA